A section of the Methanococcus vannielii SB genome encodes:
- a CDS encoding valine--tRNA ligase: MEIKEEYSIELESKVQKKWENEKIFKFLEDEKRPPYIIDTPPPYPTGKMHLGHGLNWTYMDIIARFKRMNGYDVLFPQGWDCHGLPTEVKVEEVNNITKSDINRHEFRKLCVELTEENVEKMRNQVKSLGISIDWDQEYITMMPEYVKKSQTAFLRMYKKGLIYRGKHPVNWCPRCETAIAFAEVEYQERKSKLNYIKFPYAENSDKYLEIATSRPELMAACVGIVVHPEDERYSDVIGKAVKVPLFNHEVKVFPDFDVEKEFGTGVVMVCTFGDKTDVIWVNRHDLEVKKAIDEKGLLTTICGKYSGKKSDDARNEIISDLIIENYMIKQDPLEQNVGSCWRCKTPIEIIVGDQWFVNVRKLLNDVEKASHEINWVPEHMKSRLLKWIEDMGWDWCISRQRIFATPIPVWHCKICGNIIVAKEEDLPIDPTKESPYTCACGNLNLTPETDVLDTWMDSSITPMVVAGWLKDEKFFEKHYPVQLRPQGHDIIRTWAFYTIIRSLALTSEKPWNEIVVNGMVFGEDGFKMSKSRGNVVEPGEITKTYGADALRLWASNSTIGKDVPFAWKEVEYGSRFLRKIWNACKFAKMNIPDEVISNLKSIENFEIENPIDLWILSKLNDLIKRVSTDLENYRINTVVEIQKFLWHEFCDNYIEMVKHRLYSKETSESAKKDKLMAQYSLYKVITETLKLIAPFTPHFAEIVGEIYEVDDLNTSWPTINESFINLENEFIGEVAKNTVASIRRYKSNKGMPLNAEINNVKMYVGSEKDFNALLNVLNDVKGSMKIKEFEVIIGKPSLEQKIAEVVPNKSRIGPEFKQNAGKVTAFIKDADSEMIEKILDTGIETEFGRLNKEHIKEVKRAVFSNGEIVETIDIDSLMDTIAIIQ, translated from the coding sequence ATGGAAATAAAAGAGGAATATTCGATAGAACTTGAATCTAAAGTTCAAAAAAAATGGGAAAATGAAAAAATATTCAAATTTTTAGAAGACGAAAAAAGGCCACCATATATTATAGATACGCCTCCACCATATCCTACTGGAAAAATGCACCTTGGGCATGGATTAAACTGGACATATATGGATATTATTGCAAGATTTAAAAGAATGAATGGGTATGATGTGTTATTTCCTCAAGGATGGGATTGCCACGGCCTTCCAACTGAAGTTAAGGTTGAAGAGGTAAATAATATCACAAAATCCGATATAAATAGGCATGAATTTAGAAAACTCTGCGTTGAATTAACTGAAGAAAACGTGGAAAAAATGAGGAATCAAGTAAAATCCCTTGGAATTTCAATTGACTGGGACCAAGAATACATTACAATGATGCCAGAATATGTTAAAAAATCACAAACTGCATTTTTGCGAATGTATAAAAAGGGATTAATTTATAGGGGGAAACATCCTGTAAACTGGTGTCCTAGGTGTGAAACTGCAATTGCATTTGCAGAAGTAGAGTACCAAGAGCGAAAATCTAAATTAAATTATATAAAATTCCCTTACGCTGAAAACAGTGACAAATATCTTGAAATTGCAACGTCAAGGCCTGAATTAATGGCTGCATGTGTTGGGATAGTGGTACATCCTGAAGACGAACGATATAGTGACGTTATTGGAAAGGCCGTTAAAGTTCCATTATTTAATCATGAGGTTAAAGTATTCCCTGATTTTGACGTTGAAAAAGAATTTGGTACCGGAGTAGTAATGGTATGTACATTTGGGGATAAAACAGATGTTATATGGGTAAACAGGCACGATTTAGAAGTTAAAAAAGCAATTGATGAAAAAGGGCTCCTTACAACTATTTGCGGTAAATATAGCGGTAAAAAGTCTGATGATGCTAGAAATGAAATTATTTCAGATTTAATTATTGAAAATTACATGATAAAACAAGACCCGCTTGAACAAAACGTTGGCTCATGCTGGAGATGTAAAACGCCAATAGAAATAATTGTGGGGGACCAGTGGTTTGTAAACGTTAGAAAATTATTAAATGACGTTGAAAAAGCATCTCATGAAATAAATTGGGTTCCGGAACATATGAAATCAAGGCTTTTAAAGTGGATTGAAGATATGGGCTGGGACTGGTGTATTTCAAGGCAAAGGATATTTGCAACACCTATTCCAGTATGGCATTGTAAAATATGTGGAAATATTATCGTTGCAAAAGAAGAAGACTTACCTATCGACCCTACAAAGGAAAGTCCATATACATGTGCGTGTGGAAATTTAAATCTCACTCCTGAAACTGACGTTTTGGATACTTGGATGGACTCCTCAATTACTCCAATGGTTGTTGCAGGATGGCTAAAAGACGAAAAATTCTTTGAAAAACACTATCCCGTACAATTAAGGCCTCAAGGGCATGACATTATTAGGACGTGGGCATTTTACACGATTATCAGGTCTTTAGCACTTACTTCTGAAAAACCATGGAATGAAATCGTTGTTAACGGAATGGTATTTGGTGAAGATGGATTTAAAATGAGTAAAAGCCGTGGAAACGTTGTAGAACCGGGAGAAATTACAAAAACTTATGGCGCTGATGCATTGAGGCTTTGGGCTTCAAACAGTACGATTGGAAAAGACGTTCCATTTGCATGGAAAGAAGTAGAATATGGAAGCAGATTTTTAAGAAAAATATGGAATGCATGCAAATTTGCTAAAATGAACATTCCCGATGAAGTAATTTCAAATTTAAAATCTATTGAAAACTTTGAAATTGAAAATCCAATTGATTTATGGATATTAAGTAAATTAAACGATTTAATTAAAAGAGTTTCAACGGATTTAGAAAATTACAGGATAAATACCGTTGTAGAAATTCAAAAATTCTTATGGCATGAATTCTGCGATAACTACATTGAAATGGTAAAACACAGACTTTATTCAAAAGAAACTTCAGAATCTGCAAAAAAAGACAAGCTAATGGCCCAATATTCACTTTATAAGGTAATAACTGAAACTTTAAAACTAATAGCCCCATTTACGCCTCATTTTGCAGAAATTGTCGGGGAAATTTATGAAGTAGATGACTTAAATACCTCATGGCCTACAATAAATGAAAGCTTTATAAATTTGGAAAATGAATTTATTGGAGAAGTTGCTAAAAATACGGTTGCTTCAATCAGGAGATATAAATCAAATAAAGGAATGCCACTTAACGCAGAAATAAATAATGTAAAAATGTATGTAGGTAGCGAAAAAGATTTTAATGCACTTTTGAATGTTTTAAACGATGTAAAAGGCTCAATGAAAATCAAGGAATTTGAAGTAATAATTGGAAAGCCTTCACTTGAACAAAAAATTGCAGAAGTGGTTCCAAACAAGTCCAGAATTGGGCCAGAATTTAAACAAAACGCTGGAAAGGTAACTGCATTTATTAAAGATGCCGATTCTGAAATGATTGAAAAAATACTCGATACGGGAATTGAAACTGAATTTGGAAGATTAAATAAGGAACATATAAAAGAAGTAAAAAGAGCCGTATTTAGTAATGGAGAAATCGTTGAAACAATAGATATCGATAGTTTAATGGATACTATTGCAATAATCCAGTAA
- a CDS encoding universal stress protein, which produces MVYKKIVIPTDGSNISIEAAETAIEIAKCSGGRVYGIYVIDIVPFVGLPTEGLWESMKEILEKEGQTALKKIADIAKEKGVDIRTEILEGTPAKEIVDYAESKNADLISMGTTGKTGLDKLLLGSVAERVLKKTNCPVLLVKSKE; this is translated from the coding sequence ATGGTTTATAAAAAAATTGTGATACCAACAGATGGATCAAACATCTCTATTGAAGCAGCAGAAACCGCAATAGAAATTGCAAAGTGTTCGGGCGGTAGAGTTTATGGAATATATGTAATAGATATAGTTCCATTTGTAGGCCTTCCTACTGAAGGTCTTTGGGAGAGTATGAAAGAAATTTTGGAAAAAGAAGGGCAAACGGCACTCAAAAAAATAGCCGATATTGCAAAAGAAAAAGGTGTTGATATAAGGACTGAAATTTTGGAAGGCACTCCTGCAAAAGAAATAGTTGATTACGCAGAATCAAAAAATGCAGATCTTATTTCTATGGGGACAACTGGAAAAACAGGACTTGATAAATTGCTTTTAGGTAGCGTTGCAGAACGTGTTTTAAAGAAGACAAATTGTCCAGTACTTTTGGTAAAAAGTAAGGAATAA
- a CDS encoding endonuclease III domain-containing protein codes for MVNMKTLIFEIYKHLYAKYGPQGWWPILSVNSINLTKTGSVTRYHPNDYSYPKTRNQCFEICICAILTQNTVYTSVEKSIQNINELMEITPENMLNLDINLLKRAIKPSGYYNQKSEYLKIFSEFFIDCKLTPTRNELLSIKGIGPETADSMLLYGFKIPNFVVDAYTKRILLNLKLINENAKYNDIKELFENSLPKSLEIYQEYHALLVEHGKNYYKKKENYSKCPLLKII; via the coding sequence ATGGTTAATATGAAAACTTTAATTTTTGAAATTTATAAACATTTATATGCCAAATATGGGCCTCAAGGGTGGTGGCCAATTTTAAGTGTCAATAGTATAAATTTAACTAAAACTGGTTCAGTAACAAGGTACCATCCAAATGATTATTCATATCCTAAAACAAGAAATCAGTGTTTTGAGATATGTATATGTGCAATTTTAACCCAAAATACCGTTTACACCTCTGTTGAGAAATCAATACAAAATATAAACGAATTAATGGAAATTACTCCTGAAAATATGCTTAATTTAGATATTAACCTGTTAAAAAGAGCAATTAAACCAAGTGGCTATTACAATCAAAAATCAGAATATTTAAAGATATTTTCAGAGTTTTTTATCGACTGTAAACTAACCCCCACTAGAAACGAACTTCTATCTATAAAAGGAATCGGGCCTGAAACTGCTGATTCAATGCTTCTTTACGGGTTTAAAATACCAAATTTTGTGGTTGATGCATACACTAAAAGAATATTGCTTAATTTAAAGTTAATTAACGAAAATGCAAAATATAACGACATAAAGGAATTATTTGAAAATAGTCTTCCAAAAAGCCTTGAAATTTATCAAGAATACCATGCACTTTTAGTGGAGCACGGTAAAAATTATTATAAGAAAAAAGAAAATTATTCAAAATGCCCTCTTTTAAAAATAATTTAA
- the dph5 gene encoding diphthine synthase gives MLVMAGLGLYDELDVTLKTVEFAKKVDKIYAEFYTAILTGTTIEKIEKTLQKEITVLNREKVEYETNKLIEEAKEKDIMFLTAGDPMVATTHVDIAVEARKKGIEVIILNAPSIYSAIGITGLQLYKFGKTTSIVFPEPNYFPETPYDVIKDNLSLGYHTLCLLDIQTDKQKFMTANEGLSVLLEIEEKRKEKIIDENTKVLVVARAGSIKPGLFYGKIKDLIKHDFGTPLHCVIILGKLHFMETDALKYLFENI, from the coding sequence ATGCTTGTAATGGCAGGTCTTGGACTTTACGATGAATTAGATGTTACCCTTAAAACAGTTGAATTTGCAAAGAAAGTTGATAAAATTTACGCTGAATTTTACACCGCAATTCTAACTGGAACAACGATTGAAAAGATAGAAAAAACGCTTCAAAAGGAAATTACTGTTTTAAACAGGGAAAAAGTTGAGTACGAAACAAATAAATTAATTGAAGAGGCAAAAGAAAAAGATATAATGTTTTTAACTGCTGGAGACCCCATGGTTGCAACAACTCATGTTGATATCGCAGTTGAAGCAAGAAAAAAAGGAATTGAGGTTATAATTTTAAATGCACCGTCAATTTATTCTGCAATAGGAATTACTGGTTTACAACTCTATAAATTTGGAAAAACAACGTCAATTGTATTTCCAGAGCCGAATTATTTTCCAGAAACTCCTTATGATGTAATAAAAGATAATTTAAGTTTGGGATACCACACATTGTGTCTTTTGGACATTCAGACCGACAAACAGAAATTCATGACCGCAAACGAAGGTTTATCTGTACTTTTAGAAATCGAGGAGAAAAGAAAAGAAAAAATAATAGATGAAAATACGAAAGTATTAGTTGTTGCAAGGGCAGGAAGTATTAAACCAGGGCTTTTTTATGGTAAAATTAAAGATTTAATAAAACACGACTTTGGAACTCCACTACACTGTGTTATTATCCTTGGAAAACTTCATTTCATGGAAACTGATGCTTTAAAATATTTATTTGAAAATATTTAA
- a CDS encoding radical SAM protein, whose product MKFLILDGYTDEPAGLGVPPYIGTYPRYTAGVLYKFKHEVDYITIDKIRKEVKTGYDFNRYDCVIAICGFHTPGKYLNANPATLREFVSLLYNFKGLKILGGPVATKFGSSLEGGKIKDESNLKYFFDVVSEGDLEAVLHDLALNNFNPEKIDNKRLRTYEELDDFIKYGTKIVKLHPNYPNIIAEIETARGCSRAHSGGCSFCTEPKRYGTPKFRNSENIIFEVKNLYENGIEYFRIGRQPCIFSYMAKDDSEEIPKPNVFEIEKLFRGINAVSKPKVLHIDNANPSVISRHEKEGREIAKILVRYCTPGNVAAFGVESFDERVILKNNLLTEPEDILNAVNILNEIGGMRGENGMPYLLPGINLLFGLKGESNETFEINYNYLKEIYNSKNLIRRINIRQAVPFFGTDLNLKDIEKAKKRKNLFVKFKERIRTEIDNPMLKRVLFEGTVLKDVFIELKEKENLYFGRQFGSYPILVGITEKNLEIGNFVDIRVTGYGRRSITGKVVK is encoded by the coding sequence ATGAAATTTTTAATTCTTGATGGATACACTGATGAACCCGCAGGACTTGGGGTACCCCCATACATTGGCACGTATCCAAGATATACTGCAGGAGTGCTTTATAAATTTAAACATGAAGTAGATTATATAACAATCGATAAAATAAGAAAAGAAGTTAAAACTGGATATGATTTCAATAGATACGACTGTGTAATTGCAATTTGTGGGTTTCATACTCCGGGAAAATATTTGAATGCAAATCCTGCAACTTTAAGAGAATTCGTATCTTTACTTTACAACTTCAAAGGTTTAAAAATTTTAGGAGGCCCCGTTGCAACTAAATTTGGTTCATCCCTTGAAGGCGGGAAAATAAAAGATGAATCCAATTTAAAGTATTTCTTTGACGTGGTATCTGAAGGGGATTTAGAAGCAGTACTACATGATTTAGCACTAAATAATTTTAATCCTGAAAAAATCGATAATAAAAGGCTTAGAACTTATGAAGAACTTGATGATTTCATAAAATACGGGACGAAAATTGTAAAACTTCACCCCAATTACCCAAATATTATTGCAGAAATAGAAACTGCAAGGGGTTGTTCTCGTGCACATAGTGGTGGATGCAGTTTTTGTACCGAACCAAAACGATATGGAACTCCAAAATTTAGAAATTCTGAAAATATAATTTTTGAAGTGAAAAACCTTTATGAAAATGGTATAGAATATTTTAGAATCGGAAGACAGCCGTGTATATTTTCATATATGGCAAAAGATGATAGTGAAGAGATTCCTAAACCAAATGTATTTGAAATTGAAAAATTATTTAGGGGAATAAATGCAGTTTCAAAGCCAAAAGTTCTACATATTGATAATGCAAACCCTTCTGTTATTTCAAGACATGAAAAGGAAGGAAGGGAAATTGCAAAAATTTTAGTAAGATACTGTACTCCAGGAAATGTTGCAGCATTTGGCGTTGAAAGCTTTGATGAACGAGTAATTTTGAAAAATAATCTTTTAACTGAACCAGAGGATATTTTAAATGCAGTTAACATTTTAAATGAAATTGGTGGAATGCGTGGAGAAAACGGTATGCCATATTTGCTTCCTGGAATAAACCTACTTTTTGGATTAAAGGGCGAATCAAACGAAACTTTTGAAATAAACTATAATTATTTAAAAGAAATATATAACTCTAAAAATTTAATTCGAAGAATAAATATAAGGCAGGCAGTTCCATTTTTTGGAACTGATTTAAATCTAAAAGACATTGAAAAAGCAAAAAAAAGAAAGAATCTCTTTGTAAAATTTAAAGAAAGAATAAGAACTGAAATTGATAATCCGATGTTAAAACGAGTACTTTTTGAAGGTACGGTTTTAAAGGATGTATTTATCGAATTAAAAGAAAAAGAAAATCTGTATTTTGGAAGGCAGTTTGGAAGCTACCCAATATTAGTTGGAATCACTGAAAAAAACTTGGAAATTGGAAATTTTGTTGACATTAGGGTAACTGGCTATGGTAGGCGCTCAATAACTGGAAAAGTTGTAAAATAG
- a CDS encoding glycosyltransferase family 2 protein — MIAVIPAYNEEKNIISVLKELSNLDIDTVVVDDGSLDKTRKIIEEFLEKNEFKNKIFPIYKRKNEGKSKALEEGTNYAIRLGYDTIIYMDGDYQHKPKDIPLLIKKMETENADAVFGVRKYKNIPLHRQFSNFLASFIMSLTVSAFSRRAHIFKDIQCGFRVIKSSFLHGIYFGEGYSVEHLVALQLAQKNAKIAEEYVSIDYHQNAISYITTKKIIDVMKEVVKYIFNKKNK; from the coding sequence ATGATTGCGGTCATTCCAGCATATAACGAAGAAAAAAACATTATTTCTGTTTTAAAGGAACTAAGTAATTTAGATATTGATACAGTTGTTGTAGACGATGGAAGTTTGGATAAAACAAGAAAAATAATTGAAGAATTTTTAGAAAAAAACGAATTTAAAAATAAAATTTTTCCAATATATAAAAGAAAAAATGAAGGAAAGTCTAAAGCTCTTGAAGAGGGGACTAATTATGCAATTAGGTTAGGATATGATACAATAATTTATATGGATGGGGATTACCAGCATAAGCCAAAAGACATTCCGTTACTAATTAAAAAAATGGAAACTGAAAATGCTGATGCTGTTTTTGGAGTTAGAAAATATAAAAACATTCCACTTCATAGGCAGTTTTCAAATTTTTTAGCAAGTTTTATAATGTCACTTACAGTTTCAGCATTTTCTAGAAGGGCCCATATCTTCAAAGACATACAGTGCGGATTTAGAGTAATAAAAAGTAGCTTCTTGCACGGAATTTATTTTGGGGAAGGATACAGTGTAGAACATTTAGTTGCACTACAGCTTGCCCAGAAAAATGCAAAAATCGCTGAAGAATATGTATCAATTGACTATCACCAAAATGCAATATCATATATCACAACAAAAAAAATTATTGACGTGATGAAAGAGGTTGTAAAATATATATTCAATAAAAAAAATAAATAA
- the minD gene encoding cell division ATPase MinD, translating into MAITIAVASGKGGTGKTTTCANLAVALSQFGKEVTVIDADISMANLELVMGIEGRPITLNDVLAGTHDIKSAIYEGPAGVKVVPAGVSLDSFKKARPERLLEVLSKLEEECEILLIDCPAGIGKEALTAISAAEQLIIVVNPEISSISDALKVVSIANRVETNVLGAIVNRVTEDSSELSARSIETILEVPIIGIVPEDPNVRRSSAFGVPIILKHSDSIASQAIIELAAKLVGKKYIPEKKAKESFVKKFFKGVFGGRKK; encoded by the coding sequence ATGGCAATAACTATTGCAGTAGCGTCAGGGAAAGGGGGAACTGGAAAAACAACAACCTGTGCAAATTTAGCTGTTGCACTATCCCAATTTGGTAAGGAAGTAACCGTAATTGATGCGGATATTTCAATGGCCAATCTAGAACTTGTAATGGGTATAGAAGGGCGACCAATTACATTAAATGACGTTCTTGCAGGAACTCATGACATTAAAAGTGCTATTTATGAGGGCCCTGCAGGCGTAAAAGTAGTCCCTGCCGGAGTTTCCCTTGATTCATTTAAAAAAGCAAGACCTGAAAGACTTCTTGAAGTACTTAGTAAGTTAGAAGAAGAGTGTGAAATACTTTTAATTGACTGCCCTGCTGGAATTGGAAAAGAAGCGTTAACCGCAATTTCTGCGGCAGAACAGCTAATAATCGTTGTTAACCCTGAAATTTCATCAATATCTGATGCGTTAAAAGTCGTATCTATAGCAAACCGTGTTGAAACTAATGTTTTAGGTGCAATTGTAAATAGAGTTACTGAAGATAGTTCAGAATTAAGTGCAAGGTCTATTGAAACAATTTTAGAAGTTCCAATCATTGGCATAGTGCCTGAAGATCCAAATGTTAGAAGAAGTTCTGCCTTTGGAGTCCCAATTATTTTAAAACATAGCGATTCAATAGCATCACAAGCGATAATTGAACTTGCTGCAAAACTGGTTGGTAAAAAATATATTCCCGAAAAGAAAGCTAAAGAGTCTTTTGTTAAAAAATTCTTTAAAGGCGTATTTGGAGGCCGGAAAAAATGA
- a CDS encoding ArsB/NhaD family transporter codes for MVQSFHSFEKIVASFVIIFLIGFLMLRTKQSKTPVWVVMALSSSIMVFSNLVPPDEIINSIDFEVILFLLGMFSIVAVIEQSGLLAYSISKIIKFAKNNSVYKISIFLSLGVGIFSAFLINDTLAFMGAPIIFALARVIKIDPKPLFFVMAFAITIGSVMSPIGNPQNMLITTQSGLKAPFLEFFLYLGIPTLLNLLITPIIILRSYRIKNDKKVEYLNTFEGEIKNKNDAVLGVLALLGIITALIVNDILSIGGNILFSNRGVIPFVVATLTYFFLSNPRNVLRGIDFGAIIFFITMFITMNGVWKSGLFQGLFNTLVPGPENVFESYFAIVFLSLTVSQFISNVPFTKLFTSYLILAGYTSNHTYAWLSLSMASTIAGNLTILGAASNIIILEGLESRYRFTTSFFEFLKLGVVVTLVNLAIYSPFLIFGAYIS; via the coding sequence ATGGTTCAAAGTTTCCATAGTTTTGAGAAAATAGTGGCATCTTTTGTAATAATATTCCTTATTGGATTTTTAATGCTGCGGACAAAGCAATCAAAAACGCCAGTATGGGTAGTAATGGCTTTATCATCTTCAATAATGGTTTTTTCAAATTTAGTTCCACCGGACGAGATAATAAATTCAATAGACTTTGAAGTGATTTTATTTTTATTAGGGATGTTTTCAATTGTTGCAGTTATTGAACAAAGCGGGCTTTTAGCTTATTCAATATCAAAAATCATCAAATTTGCAAAAAATAATTCAGTATATAAAATTTCGATATTTTTATCATTGGGAGTTGGAATTTTCTCCGCATTTTTAATTAACGATACACTTGCATTTATGGGGGCACCAATAATTTTTGCACTAGCAAGAGTAATTAAAATTGACCCAAAGCCATTATTTTTCGTAATGGCATTTGCAATAACGATAGGTTCAGTAATGAGCCCAATTGGAAACCCTCAAAATATGCTGATTACAACACAATCTGGTTTAAAAGCTCCATTTTTAGAATTCTTTTTATATCTTGGAATTCCAACACTATTGAACCTTTTAATAACTCCGATTATTATTCTAAGAAGTTACCGTATAAAAAATGATAAAAAAGTAGAATATTTAAACACTTTTGAAGGAGAGATTAAAAATAAAAATGATGCTGTTTTAGGCGTTTTAGCGCTTTTGGGAATTATAACTGCTCTTATCGTAAACGATATTTTAAGTATTGGTGGAAATATTTTATTTTCAAATCGGGGCGTTATACCGTTTGTTGTTGCAACTTTAACATATTTCTTCCTTTCAAATCCTAGAAACGTACTAAGGGGAATTGATTTTGGTGCAATAATATTTTTCATTACAATGTTTATTACAATGAACGGCGTTTGGAAAAGTGGATTGTTTCAAGGACTTTTTAACACGCTGGTTCCCGGCCCAGAAAACGTTTTTGAAAGCTATTTTGCAATAGTATTTTTATCATTGACAGTAAGCCAATTTATAAGTAACGTTCCATTTACGAAACTTTTTACAAGCTACCTAATTTTGGCAGGTTACACATCAAATCACACTTATGCATGGCTTAGTCTTTCAATGGCAAGTACTATTGCAGGAAATTTGACGATTCTTGGTGCCGCATCAAATATAATAATTCTTGAAGGGTTAGAATCAAGATACCGGTTTACAACTTCATTTTTTGAATTTTTAAAACTTGGAGTAGTTGTTACACTGGTTAATTTGGCAATATATTCTCCATTTTTAATTTTTGGAGCGTATATCAGTTGA
- the spcS gene encoding O-phosphoseryl-tRNA(Sec) selenium transferase, with the protein MLDFNVSGLIPKNMEKRGELVFSENLKEIEDIFNHRKIPENGLSNEKIRLFLRFLSMMDTDKDPKSIRIGEREARIVSSVHDELSYGFCHGVGRSGNLIDPQPKAPGASIMYSLTNKILESFLKTLGIDVYGISTPVSTGMSISLCLCAARKKYASNVVIYPYAAHKSPIKAVSFAGMKMRLVETVLDGDKVYVPVEEIESAVKKEIELGNNPCILSTLTFFPPRNSDDILEISKICEIYDIPHIVNGAYALQNNFYIEKLKKAFKYRIDAVVSSSDKNLLTPIGGGIIFSKNQDFLKEISHCYPGRASATPIVSTLVSLLSIGSKNYIELMKNQKSSKKLLDDLLYDLSKKTGNKLLDSESPIASCISVNSNPVEIAAKLYNLRVTGPRGVTKTDKFGNCYTGNYIYDYIVMNAAIGVKTEDVVNAVDKLEKIIL; encoded by the coding sequence ATGCTTGATTTTAATGTTAGCGGATTGATTCCAAAAAATATGGAAAAAAGAGGGGAATTGGTATTTTCCGAAAATTTAAAGGAAATTGAAGATATATTTAACCATCGAAAAATTCCGGAAAATGGGCTTAGCAATGAAAAAATAAGACTTTTTTTACGGTTTCTTTCAATGATGGATACAGATAAAGACCCAAAATCTATTAGAATTGGTGAAAGAGAAGCTAGAATTGTTTCAAGTGTTCATGATGAACTATCATATGGATTCTGTCACGGGGTTGGTAGAAGCGGAAATTTAATAGATCCTCAGCCAAAAGCACCCGGTGCAAGTATAATGTATTCGCTTACAAATAAAATCCTTGAAAGCTTCTTAAAAACGCTTGGAATAGACGTATATGGAATTTCAACACCGGTATCTACTGGAATGTCTATTTCACTATGTTTATGTGCAGCTAGAAAAAAATATGCATCAAATGTTGTAATTTATCCTTATGCTGCACATAAAAGTCCAATAAAAGCCGTTTCATTTGCAGGTATGAAGATGAGACTTGTTGAAACGGTTTTAGATGGAGATAAAGTATATGTTCCGGTTGAGGAGATAGAAAGTGCGGTTAAAAAAGAAATTGAGCTAGGGAATAATCCTTGCATTTTAAGTACACTTACATTTTTTCCGCCAAGAAATAGCGATGATATTTTAGAAATATCAAAAATTTGCGAAATTTATGACATTCCCCATATAGTTAATGGGGCTTACGCTTTACAGAATAATTTTTACATCGAAAAGCTGAAAAAAGCATTTAAATACCGAATCGATGCAGTTGTAAGTTCGAGTGATAAAAACTTACTTACCCCAATTGGCGGAGGAATTATATTTTCAAAAAATCAGGACTTTTTAAAAGAAATTTCTCACTGCTATCCTGGAAGGGCATCTGCAACGCCAATTGTAAGTACCCTAGTTTCACTACTTTCGATAGGATCTAAAAATTATATCGAACTTATGAAAAATCAAAAAAGCAGTAAAAAGCTATTGGACGATTTATTGTATGATTTATCAAAAAAAACAGGGAATAAATTGTTAGATTCAGAAAGCCCAATTGCGTCATGTATTTCAGTAAATTCTAACCCCGTAGAAATTGCTGCAAAACTATATAATTTAAGAGTAACGGGCCCAAGAGGCGTAACAAAAACAGACAAATTTGGAAATTGCTATACTGGAAACTACATCTATGATTATATTGTAATGAATGCTGCAATAGGTGTAAAAACAGAAGATGTAGTAAATGCAGTCGATAAACTTGAAAAAATAATTTTATAA